The DNA window TCGAGATCGGCGATCGTGCGGGCGACCTTCAACAGCCGGGCGTGGCCTCGGGCCGAGAGTCCCAGGCGAGCCGCGGCCGTCGTCAGCAGGCGTTCGCCGTCTGCGGGCAGCAGGCAAAAGCGTCGCAACTGCCGGGCGCTCATGTCGGTATTGATGCGAAGGGACGTTCCGCGAAAGCGCTCACGCTGGCGGATGCGGGCCCGGGCCACACGCGCCCGGATGATGGCCGACTTCTCCTCGGTGGCCGCGGCATGGAGTTCGCGCGCGTCGAGGGCGGGAAGCTCGATGTGGAGATCGACCCTGTCCAGCAGCGGCCGGGACAGGCGCCCCAGGTAACGGCCGCGCTCGGCCGGCGTGCACACGCAGCGGTCGAGCGAGGGACACCCCCGCCGACAGGGATTGGCGGCGGCCACCAGCTGAAAACGGGCCGGGAAGTTACCCACACCCGCCGCCCGCGCAATCGAGACGCGGCCGTCCTCCAGCGGCTGTCGCAAGGATTCGAGGACATGCTGCTGGAACTCCGGCAGCTCATCCAGGAACAGCACACCGCGGTGAGCTAGCGTCACCTCTCCGGGGTGCGGAGGGCTGCCACCCCCGATCAGTCCGGAGACGGAGATGGTGTGATGAGGAGCTCGAAACGGGCGCGTCTTCAACAAGCCGGCCCCGGCCGGCAAGAGGCCCGCCACGCTCCAGATCGTCGACACCTCCAGTACTTCGTCGTCGGCGGGGGGCGGCAGGATCCCGGTAAGTCGACGGGCCAGCATCGTCTTGCCGGTTCCCGGGGGGCCGACCAGCAGCAGGTTGTGCCCGCCGGCCGCGGCGATCTCCAGGGCTCGCTTGGCGTGGGCCTGCCCCCGCACTTCGCTGAAATCGCCGTCCTCGCCGGCGGTGATGGCCGGCGACACGGGCGGAGCCATGGGTGGTGGCAGGACCTCCCCCCGCAGAAGGCGTACGGCTTCGGCCAGGGTGGACGCCGCAAGGGCGCGCACGCCGGCCACCGCAACGGCCTCGCCGAGATTGGCCAGCGGAACGAGGACGGTGGCAACCCGGTGACGACGGCAGGCGAGGCCCACTGCGAGCACCCCGCGCACTGCCTGGATCTGTCCAT is part of the Candidatus Methylomirabilota bacterium genome and encodes:
- a CDS encoding YifB family Mg chelatase-like AAA ATPase; this translates as MLARVLSAALIGVEAVPIRVEVDVAGGLPSFTTVGLPDSAVRESRERVRTAIRNAGFTFPNDRITVNLAPADIRKEGAAFDLPIALGILAATGAFDGGRESFLVVGELALDGQIQAVRGVLAVGLACRRHRVATVLVPLANLGEAVAVAGVRALAASTLAEAVRLLRGEVLPPPMAPPVSPAITAGEDGDFSEVRGQAHAKRALEIAAAGGHNLLLVGPPGTGKTMLARRLTGILPPPADDEVLEVSTIWSVAGLLPAGAGLLKTRPFRAPHHTISVSGLIGGGSPPHPGEVTLAHRGVLFLDELPEFQQHVLESLRQPLEDGRVSIARAAGVGNFPARFQLVAAANPCRRGCPSLDRCVCTPAERGRYLGRLSRPLLDRVDLHIELPALDARELHAAATEEKSAIIRARVARARIRQRERFRGTSLRINTDMSARQLRRFCLLPADGERLLTTAAARLGLSARGHARLLKVARTIADL